Proteins from a genomic interval of Desulfitibacter alkalitolerans DSM 16504:
- a CDS encoding DUF2281 domain-containing protein yields the protein MINKETLVKKIENLPSNLLKEVADFIDFIEYKGKKSKVNNITLASEKSLAKDWLKPEEEEAWKDL from the coding sequence ATGATTAACAAAGAAACTTTAGTCAAAAAAATTGAAAACTTACCTTCCAATCTTTTAAAGGAAGTAGCAGACTTTATAGATTTTATAGAATATAAAGGAAAGAAAAGTAAAGTAAATAACATAACATTAGCAAGTGAAAAAAGTTTGGCGAAAGATTGGCTTAAACCAGAGGAGGAAGAGGCATGGAAAGATTTATAA
- a CDS encoding type II toxin-antitoxin system PemK/MazF family toxin — MERFIKGDVLVVPFPFSDLSQSKKRPALVVANIEEGNDLILSQITSQKNYDSYAIKIVDNDFTEGSLRQTSNIRPNKIFTADEDIVLYKIGHLNNEKIKEVTNKVIEIFKR, encoded by the coding sequence ATGGAAAGATTTATAAAGGGAGATGTTTTGGTTGTACCTTTTCCCTTTTCGGATTTATCTCAATCTAAAAAAAGACCTGCATTGGTCGTAGCCAATATAGAAGAAGGTAATGACTTAATCTTATCTCAAATAACAAGTCAAAAAAATTACGATTCGTATGCAATTAAAATTGTCGATAATGATTTCACTGAGGGGTCGCTGAGACAGACTAGCAATATAAGACCTAACAAAATATTTACTGCTGATGAAGATATTGTATTATATAAAATTGGACATTTAAATAATGAAAAAATTAAAGAAGTTACTAATAAGGTTATTGAAATTTTTAAAAGATAA
- a CDS encoding HDIG domain-containing metalloprotein, whose product MQREEAVKIMKRHVTNKNLQKHCLATEVVMKYLARHFGEDEEKWALTGLLHDIDYEQTADDPKRHSLLGADMLEEMGLSEDIVYSVKVHNEEHGLPRISLMDKALYATDPLTGLIVAGALIKPEKKLSAIDVSFLVNRFGEKSFARGANREQIKSCSELGLSLEEFMGIGLEAMQSISKDLGI is encoded by the coding sequence TTGCAAAGAGAAGAAGCTGTTAAGATAATGAAAAGGCATGTTACTAATAAAAATTTACAAAAGCACTGTCTTGCCACAGAAGTGGTGATGAAATATCTTGCCAGGCATTTTGGCGAGGATGAGGAGAAGTGGGCCTTGACAGGATTACTCCATGATATTGATTATGAGCAAACTGCAGATGACCCTAAAAGACATAGTCTGCTAGGTGCGGACATGCTGGAAGAAATGGGCCTGTCAGAGGATATAGTATACTCAGTCAAGGTACATAATGAAGAGCATGGTCTGCCCAGAATCAGCCTTATGGATAAAGCTTTATATGCCACAGATCCTTTAACAGGTTTAATAGTTGCAGGAGCCTTAATTAAGCCTGAGAAAAAATTATCAGCAATAGATGTATCCTTTTTAGTAAATAGGTTTGGGGAGAAATCCTTTGCTAGAGGTGCCAACAGGGAGCAGATCAAGTCTTGTTCAGAGCTTGGACTATCTCTAGAGGAGTTTATGGGCATTGGCTTAGAGGCCATGCAGTCCATTTCAAAGGATCTAGGCATCTAA
- the rnr gene encoding ribonuclease R: MNREEILNYMRVSTYKPLTAEDLVSTLNIENVGEFLKLLNELEREGEIILTRKNRYGITEKMGLFVGRIDGHAKGFGFLVPERSPDFHKGGDIFISAKDLNGAMHNDRVIVRLISHMDMKGKPEGEVIRILTRENELCVGTVEKSPNFAFVVPDDKRIGQDIFIPFEKMKDARDRDKVVVRITRWPEARRNPEGEIIEILGKKNEPGIDILCIVRKHKLPEEFPQEVIAEAQRVSQLPISEEAPNRLDLRDYPMITMDGADAKDLDDAVSLEILDNGSYYLGVHIADVGFYVKEGSALDKEALERGTSVYLVDRVIPMLPPELSNNICSLNPRVDRLSMTVFMEINKNGHVKSYDIKPSIININHRMTYDKVNEILDGDREAAAQYQEFVDTFLAMKKLSEILKEKRTKRGSIDFDFPESKVILDRDGKADKIIKLERGISEKIIEEFMIVANETVAQHMYWLEVPFLYRVHEEPTEEKMLTLNEFLHAFGYHIRTGLDKMSPKSFQEIVEKVKGRPEEKAVNTVILRSMKHASYSDEPLGHFGLASEFYSHFTSPIRRYPDLVIHRIIRETLLEGPLDEKRTKKLAKFIHKAAAQSSMRERVAEEAERESVDLKKVEFMLRHLGEEFTGIISSVTNFGFFVELDNSVEGLVHVSTLTDDYYYFDDKHLVLIGKHTGETFRIGDSVKVLVAKVNVEERNIDFELIK, translated from the coding sequence TTGAATAGAGAAGAAATACTAAATTACATGCGTGTGAGTACCTATAAACCCCTTACCGCGGAAGATCTGGTCTCCACACTAAATATTGAAAATGTTGGTGAATTCCTAAAACTTCTTAATGAGCTTGAACGAGAAGGGGAAATAATATTAACCAGAAAAAACAGGTACGGCATAACTGAAAAAATGGGCTTGTTTGTAGGCAGAATTGATGGACATGCCAAGGGTTTTGGTTTTCTGGTACCAGAAAGGTCACCAGATTTTCATAAGGGCGGAGATATCTTTATTTCCGCCAAGGATTTAAATGGTGCAATGCATAATGACAGGGTGATAGTGAGACTTATATCCCATATGGATATGAAGGGCAAGCCAGAGGGAGAGGTAATAAGAATTTTAACAAGAGAAAATGAGTTATGCGTGGGAACTGTAGAGAAAAGCCCTAATTTTGCCTTTGTAGTTCCTGATGATAAGAGGATTGGACAGGACATTTTCATTCCCTTTGAAAAAATGAAAGATGCCAGGGATAGGGACAAGGTAGTTGTAAGGATTACCCGTTGGCCGGAAGCACGAAGGAATCCAGAGGGTGAAATAATAGAAATACTTGGCAAAAAGAATGAGCCGGGAATTGATATTCTGTGCATTGTCAGAAAGCACAAGCTCCCAGAGGAATTTCCGCAGGAGGTAATTGCAGAAGCTCAAAGGGTTTCCCAGCTTCCCATTTCAGAGGAGGCACCAAATAGACTAGACTTAAGGGACTATCCCATGATAACCATGGATGGAGCAGATGCCAAGGACCTGGATGATGCTGTGTCCCTGGAAATACTAGATAACGGCAGCTACTATCTTGGTGTACATATTGCAGATGTTGGGTTTTATGTTAAGGAAGGAAGTGCCCTGGATAAGGAGGCTTTAGAAAGGGGCACCAGTGTATATCTGGTGGACAGGGTAATTCCCATGCTGCCCCCTGAGCTGAGTAATAATATTTGTTCCCTAAATCCCAGGGTGGACAGGCTTTCCATGACAGTTTTCATGGAAATAAATAAAAATGGCCATGTAAAGAGCTATGACATTAAACCGTCAATAATCAATATTAATCATAGAATGACTTATGATAAGGTTAATGAAATCCTGGATGGAGACAGGGAGGCAGCAGCACAGTATCAGGAATTTGTGGATACCTTTTTGGCAATGAAGAAGCTGTCTGAGATACTAAAAGAAAAAAGAACAAAAAGAGGAAGTATTGATTTTGACTTTCCTGAGAGCAAGGTTATCCTGGACAGGGATGGAAAAGCAGACAAGATAATCAAGCTGGAGAGGGGCATATCTGAAAAAATAATTGAGGAGTTCATGATTGTGGCAAATGAAACTGTTGCCCAGCATATGTACTGGTTGGAGGTGCCTTTTCTATATAGAGTACATGAAGAGCCTACTGAAGAGAAAATGTTGACACTAAACGAGTTCCTTCATGCCTTTGGTTATCACATCAGGACCGGGCTGGACAAAATGTCTCCCAAGAGTTTTCAGGAAATTGTAGAAAAAGTAAAGGGCAGACCAGAGGAAAAGGCTGTAAACACTGTTATATTACGTTCAATGAAGCATGCCTCTTATTCTGATGAGCCCCTTGGACATTTTGGGCTGGCTTCGGAGTTTTATTCTCACTTTACATCTCCAATACGCAGATATCCTGACCTTGTTATCCATAGAATAATTCGAGAAACCCTGTTAGAAGGACCACTTGATGAAAAACGTACCAAAAAGCTGGCCAAATTTATTCACAAGGCAGCTGCCCAGTCGTCTATGAGAGAACGGGTTGCTGAAGAGGCAGAGAGAGAATCAGTAGATCTTAAAAAGGTTGAATTTATGCTAAGGCATCTTGGTGAAGAATTCACAGGAATTATTAGCAGTGTCACCAACTTTGGCTTTTTTGTGGAGCTGGACAATTCAGTTGAGGGTCTGGTTCATGTATCTACCCTTACAGATGATTACTATTACTTTGATGATAAGCATCTGGTACTAATCGGCAAGCATACAGGGGAAACCTTCAGGATAGGCGATTCAGTAAAAGTTTTGGTGGCCAAGGTTAATGTTGAAGAAAGAAATATCGACTTTGAGCTAATCAAATAA